In Brassica rapa cultivar Chiifu-401-42 chromosome A06, CAAS_Brap_v3.01, whole genome shotgun sequence, a single window of DNA contains:
- the LOC103827826 gene encoding copper-transporting ATPase RAN1 isoform X2 yields MAPSRRDLQLTPLSGDTAAEIGAMEEVRLLDSYDDNDDSLSKIEEGSGGSGLRKIQVGITGMTCAACSNSVEGALMSVNGVFKASVALLQNRADVLFDPNLVKEDDIKEAIEDAGFEAEILAEPVTSGTKTQATLVGQFTIGGMTCAACVNSVEGILRDLPGVKRAVVALATSLGEVEYDPNVISKDDIVTAIEDAGFEGSLVQSNQQDKLLLRVDGVLNELDAQVLEGILTRLNGVRQFRLDRITGELEVVFDPEVVSSRSLVDGIEGEGYGKFKLRVMSPYERLTSKDTGEASNMFRRFISSLSLSIPLFFIQVICPHIALFDTVLVWRCGPFMVGDWLKWALVSVIQFVIGKRFYVAAWRALRNGSTNMDVLVALGTSASYFYSVGALLYGAVTGFWSPTYFDASAMLITFVLLGKYLESLAKGKTSDAMKKLVQLTPATAILIEGKGEREIDALLIHPGDSLKVLPGGKIPADGVVVWGSSYVNESMVTGESVPVSKEVDSPVIGGTINMHGVLHIKATKVGSDAVLSQIISLVETAQMSKAPIQKFADYVASIFVPVVITLALFTLVGWSIGGAVGAYPDEWLPQNGTHFVFSLMFSISVVVIACPCALGLATPTAVMVATGVGATNGVLIKGGDALEKAHKVKYVIFDKTGTLTQGKATVTTAKVFSEMDRGEFLTLVASAEASSEHPLAKAIVEYARHFHFFDESAEDGDTSNKVSQNAGWLLDTSDFSALPGKGIQCLVDNKLILVGNRKLMSENSITIPDHVEKFVEELEESAKTGVIVAYSGQLVGVMGVADPLKREAAVVVEGLLRMGVRPIMVTGDNWRTARAVAKEVGIEDVRAEVMPAGKAEVIRSLQKDGSTVAMVGDGINDSPALAAADVGMAIGAGTDVAIEAADYVLMRNNLEDVITAIDLSRKTLTRIRLNYVFAMAYNVVSIPIAAGVFFPVLRVQLPPWAAGACMALSSVSVVCSSLLLRRYKKPRLTTILEITKE; encoded by the exons ATGGCGCCGAGTAGACGGGATTTACAGCTTACTCCCCTCTCCGGAGACACTGCTGCGGAGATCGGTGCCATGGAGGAAGTGCGTCTCCTCGATTCCTATGACGACAACGATGATTCTCTGAGTAAGATCGAGGAAGGAAGCGGCGGTTCCGGTTTACGGAAGATTCAAGTGGGAATAACCGGTATGACTTGCGCCGCTTGTTCTAATTCCGTCGAAGGTGCTTTGATGAGCGTTAACGGCGTCTTCAAAGCCTCCGTCGCTTTATTACAGAACAGAGCCGATGTCCTCTTCGACCCTAACTTAGTCAAG GAAGATGACATTAAAGAGGCTATAGAGGACGCTGGATTTGAAGCCGAGATTTTGGCTGAGCCTGTTACTTCTGGGACCAAGACGCAAGCTACTTTGGTGGGTCAGTTCACTATTGGAGGCATGACTTGTGCTGCTTGTGTTAACTCTGTTGAAGGTATTCTAAGAGATCTCCCTGGAGTGAAACGAGCTGTTGTGGCTTTAGCTACTTCGTTGGGAGAAGTTGAGTATGATCCTAACGTGATCAGTAAAGATGATATTGTGACTGCGATTGAAGATGCTGGCTTTGAGGGTTCTCTTGTGCAGAGTAATCAGCAGGATAAGCTCCTTTTGAGGGTTGATGGTGTGTTGAACGAGCTTGATGCTCAGGTTCTTGAAGGTATACTTACTAGATTGAATGGGGTTAGGCAGTTTCGTCTTGACAGGATAACGGGGGAGCTTGAGGTTGTGTTTGATCCTGAGGTTGTGAGTTCGAGATCTTTGGTTGATGGGATTGAAGGAGAAGGGTATGGGAAGTTCAAGTTGCGTGTCATGAGTCCTTACGAGAGGTTGACTTCTAAAGATACTGGAGAGGCCTCAAACATGTTTCGTCGCTTTATCTCAAGTCTTTCCCTCAGT ATTCCACTCTTCTTCATTCAAGTGATCTGCCCCCACATTGCTCTTTTTGACACCGTGCTGGTATGGAGATGTGGACCCTTCATGGTTGGTGATTGGTTGAAGTGGGCCTTGGTAAGTGTGATTCAGTTTGTTATTGGCAAGCGTTTCTATGTTGCTGCATGGAGAGCTCTTCGAAATGGTTCAACTAACATGGATGTGCTGGTCGCTCTGGGCACGTCTGCGTCTTACTTCTACTCTGTTGGGGCTCTTTTATATGGGGCAGTCACTGGGTTTTGGTCACCAACTTACTTTGATGCAAGTGCTATGTTGATAACATTTGTCTTGCTGGGTAAATATTTGGAATCTCTTGCAAAGGGGAAAACCTCAGATGCTATGAAGAAACTAGTACAACTTACTCCAGCAACAGCGATTCTAATCGAAGGCAAAG GAGAAAGAGAGATAGATGCATTACTGATCCATCCTGGTGATTCATTAAAAGTTCTACCTGGTGGGAAGATCCCTGCAGATGGTGTTGTGGTGTGGGGTTCAAGTTACGTCAATGAAAGTATGGTGACTGGTGAATCAGTTCCTGTATCTAAAGAGGTTGATTCACCAGTGATCGGTGGTACTATTAATATGCATGGTGTTCTTCACATCAAAGCTACAAAAGTGGGATCTGATGCAGTTCTGAGCCAGATTATTAGTTTGGTGGAGACAGCCCAAATGTCCAAAGCTCCTATCCAGAAATTTGCAGACTAT GTTGCGAGTATATTTGTTCCGGTGGTGATCACTTTGGCATTGTTCACTTTAGTAGGCTG GTCAATTGGTGGAGCTGTTGGAGCTTACCCAGACGAATGGCTACCCCAAAACGGAACTCACTTTGTTTTCTCGCTTATGTTCTCAATATCCGTTGTGGTAATTGCTTGCCCTTGTGCACTCGGCTTGGCAACACCGACGGCTGTTATGGTGGCAACAGGGGTTGGAGCAACTAATGGTGTATTGATCAAAGGAGGTGATGCATTGGAGAAAGCTCACAAAGTGAAATATGTGATCTTTGACAAGACAGGAACCTTAACGCAAGGGAAAGCTACCGTGACAACCGCTAAAGTCTTCTCGGAGATGGACCGTGGAGAGTTCCTCACACTTGTTGCTTCCGCTGAG GCTAGTAGTGAACACCCGTTGGCAAAAGCTATAGTTGAGTACGCTCGTCATTTCCACTTCTTTGATGAATCTGCCGAGGACGGCGACACAAGTAACAAAGTCTCTCAAAACGCTGGATGGTTACTGGACACATCAGACTTCTCTGCCCTTCCTGGGAAAGGCATTCAGTGCTTAGTAGACAACAAGCTGATTCTG GTGGGAAACCGTAAACTTATGTCAGAAAACTCCATAACCATCCCAGACCACGTCGAGAAGTTTGTTGAGGAGCTTGAAGAAAGCGCAAAGACAGGAGTCATTGTAGCCTATAGCGGCCAATTAGTAGGGGTGATGGGAGTAGCTGATCCGCTAAAGCGAGAAGCTGCTGTAGTCGTGGAAGGTCTCCTTAGAATGGGGGTTCGACCCATTATGGTTACAGGTGATAACTGGAGAACAGCAAGAGCAGTCGCCAAAGAG GTTGGTATCGAAGACGTGAGAGCGGAAGTAATGCCAGCAGGAAAAGCTGAAGTGATCCGTTCACTGCAAAAAGACGGAAGCACGGTGGCGATGGTTGGAGATGGAATCAATGACTCGCCGGCTCTAGCCGCTGCAGACGTGGGAATGGCCATTGGTGCAGGGACCGATGTAGCAATAGAAGCAGCTGATTACGTTCTGATGAGAAACAACTTAGAAGATGTTATTACAGCCATCGATCTCTCTCGCAAAACCTTAACACGAATCAGGTTGAACTACGTTTTCGCCATGGCTTACAACGTGGTGTCGATACCGATAGCAGCAGGAGTGTTCTTCCCGGTCCTGAGGGTGCAACTGCCGCCGTGGGCCGCAGGAGCGTGCATGGCACTCTCTTCGGTGAGTGTTGTTTGCTCGTCTTTGCTTCTTAGAAGATACAAGAAGCCGAGACTTACCACTATTTTGGAGATCACCAAGGAGTAA
- the LOC103827826 gene encoding copper-transporting ATPase RAN1 isoform X1, protein MAPSRRDLQLTPLSGDTAAEIGAMEEVRLLDSYDDNDDSLSKIEEGSGGSGLRKIQVGITGMTCAACSNSVEGALMSVNGVFKASVALLQNRADVLFDPNLVKEDDIKEAIEDAGFEAEILAEPVTSGTKTQATLVGQFTIGGMTCAACVNSVEGILRDLPGVKRAVVALATSLGEVEYDPNVISKDDIVTAIEDAGFEGSLVQSNQQDKLLLRVDGVLNELDAQVLEGILTRLNGVRQFRLDRITGELEVVFDPEVVSSRSLVDGIEGEGYGKFKLRVMSPYERLTSKDTGEASNMFRRFISSLSLSIPLFFIQVICPHIALFDTVLVWRCGPFMVGDWLKWALVSVIQFVIGKRFYVAAWRALRNGSTNMDVLVALGTSASYFYSVGALLYGAVTGFWSPTYFDASAMLITFVLLGKYLESLAKGKTSDAMKKLVQLTPATAILIEGKGSLSLNFSLTTSIIQPFFEAQFFRFVGEREIDALLIHPGDSLKVLPGGKIPADGVVVWGSSYVNESMVTGESVPVSKEVDSPVIGGTINMHGVLHIKATKVGSDAVLSQIISLVETAQMSKAPIQKFADYVASIFVPVVITLALFTLVGWSIGGAVGAYPDEWLPQNGTHFVFSLMFSISVVVIACPCALGLATPTAVMVATGVGATNGVLIKGGDALEKAHKVKYVIFDKTGTLTQGKATVTTAKVFSEMDRGEFLTLVASAEASSEHPLAKAIVEYARHFHFFDESAEDGDTSNKVSQNAGWLLDTSDFSALPGKGIQCLVDNKLILVGNRKLMSENSITIPDHVEKFVEELEESAKTGVIVAYSGQLVGVMGVADPLKREAAVVVEGLLRMGVRPIMVTGDNWRTARAVAKEVGIEDVRAEVMPAGKAEVIRSLQKDGSTVAMVGDGINDSPALAAADVGMAIGAGTDVAIEAADYVLMRNNLEDVITAIDLSRKTLTRIRLNYVFAMAYNVVSIPIAAGVFFPVLRVQLPPWAAGACMALSSVSVVCSSLLLRRYKKPRLTTILEITKE, encoded by the exons ATGGCGCCGAGTAGACGGGATTTACAGCTTACTCCCCTCTCCGGAGACACTGCTGCGGAGATCGGTGCCATGGAGGAAGTGCGTCTCCTCGATTCCTATGACGACAACGATGATTCTCTGAGTAAGATCGAGGAAGGAAGCGGCGGTTCCGGTTTACGGAAGATTCAAGTGGGAATAACCGGTATGACTTGCGCCGCTTGTTCTAATTCCGTCGAAGGTGCTTTGATGAGCGTTAACGGCGTCTTCAAAGCCTCCGTCGCTTTATTACAGAACAGAGCCGATGTCCTCTTCGACCCTAACTTAGTCAAG GAAGATGACATTAAAGAGGCTATAGAGGACGCTGGATTTGAAGCCGAGATTTTGGCTGAGCCTGTTACTTCTGGGACCAAGACGCAAGCTACTTTGGTGGGTCAGTTCACTATTGGAGGCATGACTTGTGCTGCTTGTGTTAACTCTGTTGAAGGTATTCTAAGAGATCTCCCTGGAGTGAAACGAGCTGTTGTGGCTTTAGCTACTTCGTTGGGAGAAGTTGAGTATGATCCTAACGTGATCAGTAAAGATGATATTGTGACTGCGATTGAAGATGCTGGCTTTGAGGGTTCTCTTGTGCAGAGTAATCAGCAGGATAAGCTCCTTTTGAGGGTTGATGGTGTGTTGAACGAGCTTGATGCTCAGGTTCTTGAAGGTATACTTACTAGATTGAATGGGGTTAGGCAGTTTCGTCTTGACAGGATAACGGGGGAGCTTGAGGTTGTGTTTGATCCTGAGGTTGTGAGTTCGAGATCTTTGGTTGATGGGATTGAAGGAGAAGGGTATGGGAAGTTCAAGTTGCGTGTCATGAGTCCTTACGAGAGGTTGACTTCTAAAGATACTGGAGAGGCCTCAAACATGTTTCGTCGCTTTATCTCAAGTCTTTCCCTCAGT ATTCCACTCTTCTTCATTCAAGTGATCTGCCCCCACATTGCTCTTTTTGACACCGTGCTGGTATGGAGATGTGGACCCTTCATGGTTGGTGATTGGTTGAAGTGGGCCTTGGTAAGTGTGATTCAGTTTGTTATTGGCAAGCGTTTCTATGTTGCTGCATGGAGAGCTCTTCGAAATGGTTCAACTAACATGGATGTGCTGGTCGCTCTGGGCACGTCTGCGTCTTACTTCTACTCTGTTGGGGCTCTTTTATATGGGGCAGTCACTGGGTTTTGGTCACCAACTTACTTTGATGCAAGTGCTATGTTGATAACATTTGTCTTGCTGGGTAAATATTTGGAATCTCTTGCAAAGGGGAAAACCTCAGATGCTATGAAGAAACTAGTACAACTTACTCCAGCAACAGCGATTCTAATCGAAGGCAAAGGTAGTTTATCATTGAATTTCTCCTTAACAACATCAATTATTCAGCCTTTTTTTGAGGCTCAGTTCTTTCGTTTTGTAGGAGAAAGAGAGATAGATGCATTACTGATCCATCCTGGTGATTCATTAAAAGTTCTACCTGGTGGGAAGATCCCTGCAGATGGTGTTGTGGTGTGGGGTTCAAGTTACGTCAATGAAAGTATGGTGACTGGTGAATCAGTTCCTGTATCTAAAGAGGTTGATTCACCAGTGATCGGTGGTACTATTAATATGCATGGTGTTCTTCACATCAAAGCTACAAAAGTGGGATCTGATGCAGTTCTGAGCCAGATTATTAGTTTGGTGGAGACAGCCCAAATGTCCAAAGCTCCTATCCAGAAATTTGCAGACTAT GTTGCGAGTATATTTGTTCCGGTGGTGATCACTTTGGCATTGTTCACTTTAGTAGGCTG GTCAATTGGTGGAGCTGTTGGAGCTTACCCAGACGAATGGCTACCCCAAAACGGAACTCACTTTGTTTTCTCGCTTATGTTCTCAATATCCGTTGTGGTAATTGCTTGCCCTTGTGCACTCGGCTTGGCAACACCGACGGCTGTTATGGTGGCAACAGGGGTTGGAGCAACTAATGGTGTATTGATCAAAGGAGGTGATGCATTGGAGAAAGCTCACAAAGTGAAATATGTGATCTTTGACAAGACAGGAACCTTAACGCAAGGGAAAGCTACCGTGACAACCGCTAAAGTCTTCTCGGAGATGGACCGTGGAGAGTTCCTCACACTTGTTGCTTCCGCTGAG GCTAGTAGTGAACACCCGTTGGCAAAAGCTATAGTTGAGTACGCTCGTCATTTCCACTTCTTTGATGAATCTGCCGAGGACGGCGACACAAGTAACAAAGTCTCTCAAAACGCTGGATGGTTACTGGACACATCAGACTTCTCTGCCCTTCCTGGGAAAGGCATTCAGTGCTTAGTAGACAACAAGCTGATTCTG GTGGGAAACCGTAAACTTATGTCAGAAAACTCCATAACCATCCCAGACCACGTCGAGAAGTTTGTTGAGGAGCTTGAAGAAAGCGCAAAGACAGGAGTCATTGTAGCCTATAGCGGCCAATTAGTAGGGGTGATGGGAGTAGCTGATCCGCTAAAGCGAGAAGCTGCTGTAGTCGTGGAAGGTCTCCTTAGAATGGGGGTTCGACCCATTATGGTTACAGGTGATAACTGGAGAACAGCAAGAGCAGTCGCCAAAGAG GTTGGTATCGAAGACGTGAGAGCGGAAGTAATGCCAGCAGGAAAAGCTGAAGTGATCCGTTCACTGCAAAAAGACGGAAGCACGGTGGCGATGGTTGGAGATGGAATCAATGACTCGCCGGCTCTAGCCGCTGCAGACGTGGGAATGGCCATTGGTGCAGGGACCGATGTAGCAATAGAAGCAGCTGATTACGTTCTGATGAGAAACAACTTAGAAGATGTTATTACAGCCATCGATCTCTCTCGCAAAACCTTAACACGAATCAGGTTGAACTACGTTTTCGCCATGGCTTACAACGTGGTGTCGATACCGATAGCAGCAGGAGTGTTCTTCCCGGTCCTGAGGGTGCAACTGCCGCCGTGGGCCGCAGGAGCGTGCATGGCACTCTCTTCGGTGAGTGTTGTTTGCTCGTCTTTGCTTCTTAGAAGATACAAGAAGCCGAGACTTACCACTATTTTGGAGATCACCAAGGAGTAA